GGTTCTGTAAACCAAAAAGGGTTCATTCAGCCTGTCGGTGGCGTTACAGAAAAGATAGAAGGATTCTTTAATATCTGTACGAGAAAAGGATTAACTGGAGATCAAGGGGTCATCATTCCATACCAGAATATAGAAGATTTAATGTTAAGAGACGAAGTAATCGAGGCTGTTAAGAATAATCAATTCCATATCTATGCCGTTGGGCATATCGATGAAGGGATCCAAATATTGACGGATCAGAAAGCAGAAGAAGTATATAAAATCATAGAAGAAAGATTAAAATTGCTAGAAGATGTGAATAATAAGTAGTATATGGGATATCAGTAGGAAGGAGAAAGTTCTTCCTACTTTTTATGACCGAACCCAATTTATGGACCAAAGGAAGCGATAAATTGACGGTAGGTCAAACGCAACGAATGCCAATTTTATCGACCAAAGGGAGAATAAAATTGTACAATGAGACTGCGAAGCTTCATTGACCTGTACTTCCCAATGAAATTTACAACTTTGTAATTTTTAAAATAGGAAGCAGGAGTTTATACAGATATGGTGTATAATATATTGTGACTACATAATTTATATCATTGGATTTGATAGCTTTAGAATATTGAATTTTACTAAAGGAGGTTCATTTATGTCAAATGTTCATGAATTAAACTTTTTAAAGGAAAAGATACAAGAGTTAAAAGACCAAGGTGTTTACCGTCAGCTTCCGGTGCTCGAGGGACCTAACGAAGCAGAATCCATTTTAAATGGTAAAAAAGTAATCAATCTATCTTCTAATAACTATTTAGGATTTGCAAACCACCCTAGATTAAAAAAGGCTGCTATTGAAGCTGTGGAAAAATATGGTGTAGGCTCTGGTGCTGTTAGAACCATTGTTGGAAACATGGACATCCACGAAATCTTAGATAAAAAACTTGCAGAATTTAAAAGAGAAGAAGCCGTTATGAGCTTCCAATCTGGATTCAACTGTAATGCAGGAACCATTCAAGCGATTACAGAAAAAGGAGACTTAATCATATCGGATGAATTAAATCATGCCAGTATTATTGATGGCGCTAGATTGAGCAGAGCAGATAAAACAATATTTAAACATGCAGATATGAACAACTTAGAAGAGGTTTTAAAAGCCAATAGAGACAAATATAGAAATATGCTGATTATTACAGATGGTGTATTCAGTATGGATGGAGATATTGCTCCGCTTCCAGATATTGTTGGACTTGCTGAAAAATATAATGCCATGACCTATGTAGATGATGCCCATGGATCTGGTGTACTTGGTGAAAGTGGAAGAGGTACCGTAGATCATTTTGGACTTCATGGTAGGGTAGATTTTACAATCGGAACCTTATCCAAGGCCATCGGCGTTGTAGGTGGATACGTTGCAGGTAGTGCAACTATGAGAGACTGGTTAAGTCATAGAGGACGACCGTTACTATTCAGTACATCCTTACCTCCAGCAGCCATTGCGGCAATTACAGAGGCCATTAACATGCTGATGACGACAACAGAATATACGGATCGACTTTGGGATAATGCGAAGTACTTCAAAGCAAAGATGAGTCAATTAGGATTTAACATTGGAAATAGCCAAACACCAATTACACCAGTAATTATTGGAGATGAAGCGAAGACTATGGAATTTAGTAGAAAGCTTCTAGAAAATGGTGTCTTTGTTTCAGCCATTGTATTCCCAACAGTGCCAAAGGGAACTGGTAGATTAAGATGTATGGTAACTGCTGGACATACGAAAGAACAGCTAGACAGAGCTGTTGAAACCTTCAAAAAAGTTGGAGAAGAAATGAACCTATTATAATTTTAAAAATTATAATAGAATAGAAGCAAGCAGGTGGTTTAAAACCACAGGCTTGCTTTTTATGACCGAACCCAATTCATGCCACCAAAGGAAGCAGTAAATTGATGGTAGGTCGAACGCAACGAATGCCAATTTCATCGACTGGAAGGAGCGTGAAATTGTGCAATGAGACTGCGATTATTCTATTCATATAAGATACTAGAAAAGTAGAGTATAAAATATAGGAGAAGAGATATGAATGCTAAAAATAAGAAAATCATAGAGCTTTTAATGGCAGAGTATCCCGATGCAAAATGTGAACTAGAGCATGAAAATCCATTTCAGTTATTGGTAGCCACAATTTTATCGGCGCAAACCACGGATAAAAAGGTGAATGAAGTAACGAAGGATCTGTTTAAGGAGTACCCTACATTAGATGAGTTCTTACTTCTAACCCAGGCAGAGCTGGAAAATAGAATTAAGCAGATCGGTCTTTACAGAAATAAAGCGAAGCATATCTACACAATGTGTAGACAGTTGAAAGAAGAATTTAATGGAGAAGTACCAAATACTATGGATGGGATCACCTCTTTGGCAGGAGCTGGAAGGAAAACAGCCAATGTGGTTTTAAGCAACGCCTTTGGTGTTCCATCCATAGCGGTAGATACCCATGTTTTTAGAGTGTCCAATCGAATTGGATTAGCCAATGCAGACAATGTTTTGGATACGGAATTACAGCTTCAAAAAGCCATTAGTAAAAAGCTTTGGAGCTTAGCGCACCATCTGATCATATTTCATGGGAGAAGATGCTGTTATGCAAGGAATCCCAATTGCGGTGAGTGCGTCATCAAGGATTATTGTAAGTATTATAAAAATGTTACAAAATAAAAATCTCGACAAATATTGTTGGGGTTTTATTTTTATGTCGAAGAATAAAGGAAAAAAGGATTTTGTGAAGAAAATATAAGTATAATTTTTTTGTATTAGAAAGGGTGTAGTAGTATATGGCATACGAAGAACTCCGCAATAGTGGATTTGTTTTTGCACTAGATATTGGCACAAGAAGTGTAATGGGAATATTAGGAAAAAAATCCAATGATAAAATTCATATTGAACATATGGTTATAGAATTTCATACGAAAAGGGCCATGTTAAACGGTCAGATTCATGATATTGATGGAGTGATCGAAGTCGTTCGAAAAGTAAAATTAGCCTTGGAGAAAAAGGCCAACTGTACCTTAGATGAAGTATCGATTGCTGCTGCTGGTAGATCACTTAAAACAGATCGAATCACCATTGAACGAGAGATTGATCCCCTCAAGGAAATCCATCAGGATTTAATCAATAGCTTGGAAATTGAAGGATTGCAAAAAGCACAGTATGAAATTGAAAAGCAGAGCGAAGAAAGTACAAAGTATTTCTGTGTTGGGCATACCGTGGTGCGTTATTATATCAATGATGGGATGATATTAAACCCTTTAGGTCAAAAGGGAAACAAGGTGAAGTTAGATATTTTGGCTACTTTTCTGCCACAAATGGTTGTGGACAGTTTATATGCGGTAACCTCCAAGTTAAATTTAGAGGTTCGATATATGACCCTAGAGCCTATTGCTGCCATAGAGGTTGCCATCCCGGAAAATGCGAGGCTACTAAACTTAGCTTTAGTAGATATCGGTGCTGGAACATCGGACGTGGCAATTACAAAAGAAGGTACCATTGTTGCTTATGGCATGACAACTTGTGCAGGCGATCATATTACAGAGGAAATCTGTAAAAATTATTTGCTGGATTTTGATGCAGCGGAAGCTCTAAAAGTTAATTTAAATCGAGAAAAAGTTCAACGATTTTCGGATATTGTAGGGATTCCCTATGAAATATCCAGCGAGGAAATGATTCATAAAATCCAACCTGCCATCCAGCATTTAGCCAACTTAATTTCCAACTGTATTGTAGAACAGAACGGAAAATCTCCCAGTGCTGTCTTTTTGATTGGTGGTGGTAGCCAAACGCCTCGTTTGAGTAAATTTATTGCAGAAAATTTGGAAATTCCAGAAGAGAGAGTCGTGGTGAGGGGAATAGAAACCGTACAAAATACGGTATTCGTGAAGGAACCTATTGCTGGACCAGAGTGCATTACACCAATAGGAATTTTAGCGAAATCTTTAAATCATCAGGAATTAGATTTTATTGAGATCTTTATTAATACACAGCGGTTTAAGTTGTTTCAAACTAAAAAATTAAAGATCATGGATGCTCTGGTATTGGCAGGGTACAACCCTAGGGATTTGATTCCGAAAAGGGGTAAGTCCATAGAAGTCACTATCAATGGTGCCCAAAGGATATTGTACGGACAGTATGGGGAGCCAGCAGAAATTTTGATTAATGGACAAAGATCCAATATTGGGTCCAGCATCAAAGATGGAGATCTTATTAATATCAGTCCTGCTCAAGAAGGTGCTCCTGCACAATACAGTTTAGAGAACATGATCCCTTTGGAAAATGAAATATTTGTGAATGGCAAATCTATACCACAAATACACCAATGCAAAGTCAATGGTGAAAAACCAAAGATGGATGACCTATTAAAAGATGGGGATGCGGTAGAATACATATGCTTAGATACTGTTCTAAGTCTTTGTGCATATCTAGATATAATTCATGATGGATATACGATTAAAGTCAACGAAGAAATCGCTTCTTTGCATACAAAGATTGTAAATAAAGACAGGATCACCCTTGAAAGAAAAGTAGAGATAGCAGAAGAACGAGAAGAAAAGAATGAATTGAAGCAGGAACAGGGGTCGAACAGCGATACCATTCAATGTACGGAGCAAAGCATTCTAATTCAATGCAATGGTAAACCACTACAGATCCCGAGAAAAAATTGTAGCAATATTTTTGTAGATATCTTTGAGCATATGGATTTCGATAGAAGTGCTGTTCGAGGGAAGCTTGTATTAACCTTGAATGGGAAAGAGGCTAGCTATACAGATTTAATAGAAACAGGAGATGAAATCCGTATTTATTGGGACAAATAGAAGATTTCAGTATATTTTTTACAAATTGAAATAATATATAATATACCGAATTTTCAGGAGTGATTATATATGAAATTTTCTACCCAAAGGATTCAATGGAATAAAAAGAAAATATGGATCATAGGTATTATATTTTTGCTGGTGGTGGCCTCTTCCATCGGTGTAGCCACATGGATATTCAGTGATACAGCGATCTTCTCCAATATATTCATTGAGGATGTAGACGTAGGTGGACTCAGTCCAAAAGAGGCAAGTGCCAAAATGAGAGATGCTTTAAAAGAG
Above is a genomic segment from Alkaliphilus oremlandii OhILAs containing:
- a CDS encoding cell division protein FtsA translates to MAYEELRNSGFVFALDIGTRSVMGILGKKSNDKIHIEHMVIEFHTKRAMLNGQIHDIDGVIEVVRKVKLALEKKANCTLDEVSIAAAGRSLKTDRITIEREIDPLKEIHQDLINSLEIEGLQKAQYEIEKQSEESTKYFCVGHTVVRYYINDGMILNPLGQKGNKVKLDILATFLPQMVVDSLYAVTSKLNLEVRYMTLEPIAAIEVAIPENARLLNLALVDIGAGTSDVAITKEGTIVAYGMTTCAGDHITEEICKNYLLDFDAAEALKVNLNREKVQRFSDIVGIPYEISSEEMIHKIQPAIQHLANLISNCIVEQNGKSPSAVFLIGGGSQTPRLSKFIAENLEIPEERVVVRGIETVQNTVFVKEPIAGPECITPIGILAKSLNHQELDFIEIFINTQRFKLFQTKKLKIMDALVLAGYNPRDLIPKRGKSIEVTINGAQRILYGQYGEPAEILINGQRSNIGSSIKDGDLINISPAQEGAPAQYSLENMIPLENEIFVNGKSIPQIHQCKVNGEKPKMDDLLKDGDAVEYICLDTVLSLCAYLDIIHDGYTIKVNEEIASLHTKIVNKDRITLERKVEIAEEREEKNELKQEQGSNSDTIQCTEQSILIQCNGKPLQIPRKNCSNIFVDIFEHMDFDRSAVRGKLVLTLNGKEASYTDLIETGDEIRIYWDK
- a CDS encoding glycine C-acetyltransferase, whose translation is MSNVHELNFLKEKIQELKDQGVYRQLPVLEGPNEAESILNGKKVINLSSNNYLGFANHPRLKKAAIEAVEKYGVGSGAVRTIVGNMDIHEILDKKLAEFKREEAVMSFQSGFNCNAGTIQAITEKGDLIISDELNHASIIDGARLSRADKTIFKHADMNNLEEVLKANRDKYRNMLIITDGVFSMDGDIAPLPDIVGLAEKYNAMTYVDDAHGSGVLGESGRGTVDHFGLHGRVDFTIGTLSKAIGVVGGYVAGSATMRDWLSHRGRPLLFSTSLPPAAIAAITEAINMLMTTTEYTDRLWDNAKYFKAKMSQLGFNIGNSQTPITPVIIGDEAKTMEFSRKLLENGVFVSAIVFPTVPKGTGRLRCMVTAGHTKEQLDRAVETFKKVGEEMNLL
- the nth gene encoding endonuclease III, coding for MNAKNKKIIELLMAEYPDAKCELEHENPFQLLVATILSAQTTDKKVNEVTKDLFKEYPTLDEFLLLTQAELENRIKQIGLYRNKAKHIYTMCRQLKEEFNGEVPNTMDGITSLAGAGRKTANVVLSNAFGVPSIAVDTHVFRVSNRIGLANADNVLDTELQLQKAISKKLWSLAHHLIIFHGRRCCYARNPNCGECVIKDYCKYYKNVTK